TCAGCATCTGCATCGTCGACATGGGTCTTGTTGGTGCGCGTGACTTGGGTGGATTGGTAAGGTTGAGAAGAAGTCCCATTTCCAAAGAGACCCCCAAGACTAGCGCCACCACCTCCTAGAAGAACCAGAAGAAGGATGAGGACGATCTTACTCTTGAAGCTCCCCGGCGATAGTAAGATCTGTAAAATGCCTCCGCCAAGATTACTATTGCCTGAAGACTGGGAGTAGCTTTGCCCTCGACGATCTTCGATATTTCTACTTTCTTTTAGGTTATCACTTTTCATATTCGTCTCCTTTTGTTTTATTTTACCAAAAATGAGGCAAAAACCAGAGTGATAACGCTTTAGATTTGCTTTTTTCTTGACAGGAGATTTTCTGTTCTTGTCAAAATGTAGAAAACTTGCTATAATGGGGTGAACGGAGGCGTTATGGCATTAAAAAAAGCAAGTCTAGCGTGTACGGTTTGTGGGTCACGCAATTACTCCATTAAGTTGAGTGGGACGCCAAAACCAACACGTCTAGAAGTCAATAAATTCTGCAAGCATTGCAGCAAGTATACCATCCATAAAGAAACACGATAGGAGAGAGTTGTGAAATTCATTAAAGATATTTTCGTCTTACTAAAAGATACAACTTGGCCAAATCGCAAGGAAAGATGGAAAAACTTTATCTCAGTGATTGAGTACACCGCTTTCTTTGTTGCATTGATTTATTTGTTCGACAAAGTCATTGCACGTGGCCTATTGCACATGATCAATTTCTTTTAAGAAAAGAAGCCATGAGGCTGGGCAACAACTGTCCAGCCTTTGATTTTGGATAGGAATAACTGCAAGACGCAGTGGTTGATTGGCATCTTTGTTCGCTTTTTAAGCTTCAAAGATGGCCTATGTGGACGGAAACAATGTTTCCTTTATCTGCAACCTCCAACAGTCTCCTAGACTGTTGGAGCTATGCGGGGGTGGGAAGATTGAAAAGGTTCGGGGAACCTTTTCAACCTTTTTATATCGGAGTTCTTTCCCACTCCCACTTTTTATTGCCTTTTCTTAAAAATAAATCAGCAAACCTCTTTGCATTCCTGCAAAATGTGGTATAATGAAGCTAGGAAAAGGAAAGCCAAGAGGCTTTTTTTAGTATGTTCACAAAAGCTCGAGCAGGCTAAACAGAAAGAAAGGATGCCCAAATGGACAGTTTTGATAAAGGCTGGTTTGTACTACAAACCTATTCAGGATATGAAAATAAGGTAAAAGAGAATCTTTTGCAACGTGCGCAAACTTACAATATGTTAGAAAACATCTTGCGCGTAGAGATTCCAACTCAAACCGTACAAGTTGAGAAAAACGGTAAAACAAAAGAAATCGAAGAAAACCGCTTCCCAGGTTATGTCTTGGTAGAAATGGTCATGACAGATGAAGCTTGGTTTGTCGTTCGGAATACACCGAACGTTACTGGTTTCGTTGGATCACACGGGAACCGTTCAAAACCAACTCCATTGTTGGAAGAAGAGATCCGCAGCATCTTGCTCTCTATGGGTCAAACCGTTCAAGAGTTTGATTTGGATGTCAAGGTGGGCGACACAGTTCGCATCATCGACGGTGCCTTCACAGACTATACTGGTAAGATCACTGAAATTGATAACAACAAGGTGAAAATGATCATTTCTATGTTCGGTAACGATACAGTTGCAGAAGTGAATTTGAACCAAATTGCTGAATTGTAAGAAAGAGAGAGTGGGACAGCTTCAACAGTCTGGGAGACTGTTGAAGGTTGCAGATAAAGGAAACATAGGGCATCTTTGAAGCTTAAAAAGCGAACAAAGACTTAGGATACTTGCTTCGCAAGTTCTATCCGCCACCTCAAAGCAGTGCTTTGAGCACTCAACCACTGCGTCTTGCTCGACAATCCAAAAATAATTGAGAGGCTAGGACTTTTGTCCCAGCCTCTTTTGATTGCTTGTTATTGATTTTTATCCAGGCCAGTGATCTTTTTTAACTGCTTGGTTTCTGCAGTAGACGTAACATTGAAGATCTTATTGCCTTGTGTAGAGAAGCTAGATTCATCTCCGTTGCTATCTTTATAGACATAGCTGGTCCCATTTTCTGAACGCATAATAGCATAGGGTTTTCCGAGACGTTCGAGGGCCGTTTTTG
The Streptococcus parasanguinis genome window above contains:
- the rpmG gene encoding 50S ribosomal protein L33, encoding MALKKASLACTVCGSRNYSIKLSGTPKPTRLEVNKFCKHCSKYTIHKETR
- the secE gene encoding preprotein translocase subunit SecE, which gives rise to MKFIKDIFVLLKDTTWPNRKERWKNFISVIEYTAFFVALIYLFDKVIARGLLHMINFF
- the nusG gene encoding transcription termination/antitermination protein NusG, with product MDSFDKGWFVLQTYSGYENKVKENLLQRAQTYNMLENILRVEIPTQTVQVEKNGKTKEIEENRFPGYVLVEMVMTDEAWFVVRNTPNVTGFVGSHGNRSKPTPLLEEEIRSILLSMGQTVQEFDLDVKVGDTVRIIDGAFTDYTGKITEIDNNKVKMIISMFGNDTVAEVNLNQIAEL